The proteins below come from a single Deltaproteobacteria bacterium genomic window:
- a CDS encoding enoyl-CoA hydratase/isomerase family protein has translation MGEYQTLLYEIGGPNDAVCRITMNRPEKYNAINREMAGELIDAFRRVRDVPSVGVVVFSGAGKAFCTGGDLDVFPSLAEHQNSLNWLSHEGLDVQRAITGCEKVVIGKITGHCLAGGLELALCCDLLYAKETARMGTTEINMGILPGWGGTARLPRSMPVYRAREIVYSGRKDYTAREMYEMGFLTRVFPDDEFEERFEEVVTNIGAKKPIALRMAKEVMAKTLESGSIETALAVERNAIQWLVYSPDIQTVMDMYRAKPDQLVKDQKKKNIESDVSE, from the coding sequence ATGGGTGAATATCAGACACTGTTGTATGAGATCGGCGGTCCCAACGACGCCGTCTGCCGGATCACCATGAATCGTCCGGAAAAATACAATGCCATCAATAGAGAGATGGCGGGAGAGCTTATCGATGCCTTTCGGCGGGTCAGGGATGTGCCCTCTGTGGGGGTCGTCGTTTTTTCCGGTGCCGGGAAGGCCTTTTGCACCGGGGGGGACCTGGATGTGTTCCCATCGCTGGCTGAACACCAGAATTCCCTGAACTGGCTTTCACATGAAGGGCTTGATGTTCAGCGGGCGATTACGGGCTGCGAGAAGGTGGTCATCGGCAAGATCACCGGGCACTGCCTTGCCGGCGGGCTCGAACTGGCCCTGTGCTGTGATCTCCTCTACGCGAAGGAAACGGCACGGATGGGTACGACGGAGATCAACATGGGTATCCTGCCGGGCTGGGGCGGGACGGCGAGGCTCCCGCGCAGCATGCCTGTCTACCGGGCACGGGAGATCGTTTACAGCGGCCGGAAGGATTACACGGCGCGAGAGATGTACGAAATGGGATTTTTGACCCGGGTATTCCCCGATGACGAGTTTGAGGAGAGATTTGAAGAGGTGGTGACGAACATCGGCGCCAAGAAGCCCATCGCCCTTCGGATGGCGAAGGAGGTCATGGCAAAGACCCTGGAAAGCGGCTCTATTGAAACAGCGCTGGCCGTTGAGCGAAATGCCATCCAGTGGCTTGTCTATTCCCCCGATATCCAGACCGTCATGGACATGTACCGGGCGAAACCGGACCAGCTCGTGAAGGACCAGAAGAAAAAGAACATCGAATCGGATGTGTCGGAATAA
- a CDS encoding cobalamin-dependent protein (Presence of a B(12) (cobalamin)-binding domain implies dependence on cobalamin itself, in one of its several forms, or in some unusual lineages, dependence on a cobalamin-like analog.), whose product MTLSGLPRSLANLDEKEVLRLVNECLSGNGNSTPLIEGLSKGFDEVMERYRRREYALFHLAAAGDITRKARALVDAAGARGRSPLPRGTVVLGTVRGDIHDMGKNIVGTVLSCAGYAVIDLGVDVSPDEFVRAADSPEVSLVGISILLATSYEPLRDTVRALKTMEPRRSLSVMIGGGSAGEGVKKYAGADHFGRTPVDAVAIAHRVYGATKDVE is encoded by the coding sequence ATGACACTTTCGGGACTGCCCCGTTCACTTGCAAACCTTGATGAAAAGGAAGTGCTGCGTCTTGTGAATGAATGCCTATCCGGTAACGGGAATAGTACCCCTCTCATCGAAGGCCTGTCAAAAGGATTTGATGAGGTCATGGAACGGTACCGGCGGAGGGAATACGCGCTCTTTCACCTGGCGGCCGCGGGGGATATCACCCGAAAGGCACGGGCCCTCGTCGATGCCGCCGGTGCCCGCGGGAGGTCTCCGTTACCACGGGGTACGGTTGTCCTGGGGACTGTTCGGGGCGATATACACGACATGGGGAAAAACATCGTCGGCACCGTGCTTTCCTGTGCCGGCTATGCGGTAATAGACCTTGGCGTTGATGTTTCCCCTGATGAATTTGTCAGGGCTGCTGATTCTCCCGAAGTATCGCTCGTGGGGATCAGCATTCTTCTGGCAACATCCTATGAGCCGCTGCGGGATACGGTGCGGGCCTTGAAAACTATGGAGCCCCGGCGGTCGCTTTCCGTCATGATCGGTGGCGGTTCTGCCGGCGAGGGAGTGAAAAAGTATGCAGGCGCCGATCATTTCGGCCGCACGCCGGTTGACGCCGTTGCGATCGCTCACCGCGTCTACGGTGCAACGAAGGATGTCGAGTGA
- a CDS encoding NADH:flavin oxidoreductase: protein MAKGTGKAVKKEGTFTHIFSPIKLGPIELKNRIALAPMNETMSGVNGEATEQMLSYYAARAKGGTSLVCTGAVMGTRLASEFVWGRNLYLFHMGHLQGLGMLTERIHYFGSKAAIQMTIGFGRQGHSYDHHKLAPAPTAGLPYEITAEKATDHVVDAWRMIEYAKSFMVGQMTREMTISEIQSEQKEFAQSCQLAVIAGFDVIEIHAPHGYIEHQFLSPLSNKRTDLYGGEWRNRKRFLLEIAEQIRYACPGVAVGVRISAEEHMKGGLTEDEMIDVAKDLEARGIDYISLSDGAGYEEGGHLITDMDRSKHIPEHGQAFKKALKIPVIVASQHDPNKIEKNIAEGKYDIQALGRQLFCDPEYPNKLAAGKVKEIVRCSRCNTCLMRCLSGITPACPNNPNLGREYVLDEYKIGPWRKDEPILPEGIVRVPMPAIDRPWWKKELTFIEKSWRPLQGRTPR, encoded by the coding sequence ATGGCAAAAGGAACAGGGAAAGCAGTCAAGAAGGAAGGAACATTCACCCATATTTTCAGCCCTATCAAGCTCGGCCCGATCGAATTGAAGAACCGCATCGCCCTTGCACCGATGAACGAAACGATGTCCGGGGTGAACGGCGAGGCAACGGAGCAGATGCTCTCGTACTATGCAGCACGGGCGAAGGGGGGCACTTCTCTTGTCTGCACGGGCGCGGTCATGGGAACACGTCTGGCGTCCGAATTCGTATGGGGCCGGAACCTCTATCTCTTCCATATGGGTCATCTGCAGGGACTTGGCATGCTCACCGAACGCATCCATTACTTCGGGTCCAAGGCCGCTATCCAGATGACCATCGGCTTCGGCCGGCAGGGCCATTCGTACGATCACCACAAGCTGGCTCCCGCGCCTACGGCAGGTTTGCCCTATGAAATAACTGCCGAAAAGGCCACCGACCATGTCGTAGATGCCTGGCGCATGATCGAATATGCCAAATCATTCATGGTTGGGCAGATGACACGGGAGATGACGATTTCCGAGATCCAGAGCGAGCAGAAGGAATTTGCCCAGAGCTGCCAGCTGGCAGTCATCGCCGGCTTCGATGTCATCGAGATCCATGCCCCGCACGGCTATATCGAGCACCAATTCCTGTCACCGCTTTCCAACAAGCGCACGGATCTCTATGGCGGGGAATGGCGCAACCGCAAGCGTTTCCTTCTGGAGATCGCCGAGCAGATCCGTTATGCTTGTCCGGGTGTGGCGGTGGGAGTCCGGATCAGCGCGGAAGAGCATATGAAGGGAGGACTGACGGAGGATGAGATGATCGATGTGGCAAAGGACCTCGAAGCGAGGGGGATCGATTATATCTCCCTCTCTGACGGCGCCGGCTATGAAGAGGGAGGGCATCTCATTACCGACATGGACCGTTCGAAGCATATTCCCGAACATGGCCAGGCCTTCAAGAAGGCCCTCAAGATCCCGGTGATCGTGGCCTCTCAGCATGATCCTAACAAGATCGAAAAGAACATTGCCGAGGGTAAATACGATATCCAGGCCCTGGGCCGGCAGCTCTTCTGCGACCCGGAATACCCCAACAAGCTCGCGGCCGGAAAGGTCAAGGAAATCGTCAGGTGCTCACGCTGCAACACCTGCCTCATGCGCTGCCTGAGCGGGATTACCCCCGCCTGCCCCAATAACCCGAATCTTGGGCGTGAATATGTCCTTGACGAATACAAGATCGGTCCCTGGAGGAAAGATGAACCGATCCTGCCCGAAGGCATAGTCCGTGTTCCCATGCCGGCCATTGACCGGCCGTGGTGGAAGAAAGAGCTGACCTTTATCGAAAAGAGCTGGCGGCCGCTCCAGGGAAGGACGCCGCGGTAA
- a CDS encoding amidohydrolase, whose protein sequence is MADDFKKDGYFKIDPECHLIGDMEHINYFPGVQMWWRAIENIRRPLMLGAPFSLLEPFIKGMEEREMLKDPNPESILWAMDKYGVDIACLLPESMMDSTGFSTRWVTNGQMAKIVETNPDRFMYQPNISPIKHRGVKNTIDELTYWVKEKGAKIFKFYPPEDTYMNDPDIWPVYEKAEEFGIVLDIHTGFCWVPPGKSKYALPVQLDDVARDFPELKINAFHMGYPYCDDLNMIAMQHPNVYVCLSLLIPWAATAPRKFAKILGEAMRWVGPDKITWGTDYAGFAAQIRGGVMGLRDFQIPEDMQLSYGYQPITDEDRRKIFGANLAGLLGIDSSKRRVK, encoded by the coding sequence ATGGCGGATGATTTCAAGAAAGACGGTTACTTCAAAATAGACCCGGAGTGCCATCTCATCGGTGACATGGAGCATATCAACTATTTCCCCGGTGTCCAGATGTGGTGGCGCGCCATCGAAAATATCAGGAGGCCGCTCATGCTTGGCGCGCCTTTTTCGTTGCTCGAACCGTTCATTAAGGGCATGGAAGAACGGGAGATGCTCAAGGACCCGAATCCGGAAAGTATCCTGTGGGCCATGGACAAGTATGGTGTCGATATTGCCTGCCTGCTTCCCGAGTCGATGATGGACTCCACAGGCTTTTCCACGCGCTGGGTGACGAACGGGCAGATGGCGAAAATCGTGGAGACGAACCCCGACCGGTTCATGTACCAGCCCAACATCTCTCCCATCAAGCACCGGGGTGTAAAGAACACGATCGATGAGCTCACTTACTGGGTAAAGGAAAAGGGCGCGAAGATATTCAAGTTCTATCCGCCCGAGGATACGTATATGAATGACCCCGACATATGGCCTGTCTATGAAAAGGCCGAGGAATTCGGCATCGTCCTTGATATCCACACGGGATTCTGCTGGGTGCCGCCGGGCAAGAGCAAGTACGCCCTGCCTGTGCAGCTCGATGACGTGGCGCGCGATTTCCCGGAGCTCAAGATAAACGCCTTCCACATGGGGTATCCCTATTGCGACGACCTCAACATGATCGCCATGCAGCATCCCAACGTATACGTCTGCCTGAGTCTCCTCATTCCATGGGCGGCGACGGCACCCCGGAAGTTTGCGAAGATACTCGGCGAAGCGATGCGCTGGGTTGGGCCGGACAAGATCACCTGGGGAACCGATTACGCGGGATTCGCCGCGCAGATAAGAGGTGGCGTCATGGGACTCCGGGATTTCCAGATACCCGAGGACATGCAGTTATCCTATGGATATCAGCCGATCACTGATGAGGACAGGCGGAAGATATTCGGCGCCAACCTGGCGGGACTCCTGGGCATCGACAGTTCAAAGCGAAGGGTGAAATAA
- a CDS encoding long-chain-fatty-acid--CoA ligase encodes MYTLRDIPRVGAIMFRDNTAIVFEGKRCTYGEFNRRVNRFSHVLISLGCRKGDRLAVMADNCSKYLEAYFGAAKIGMSVTPLNVRLGDDEITYIVNDSEATVLVVGDGYEERLAGLKGRFTGIGNWISFDNPVDGFLDYETLLAGSPEAEPDVDVYDVQEDDLAVLMYTGGTTGLPKGVMLSHRNVMISGIASALAMGFTQEDATCFVLPIFHVSWWPILAVMIAGGKACINRRPDLDAIFQLIQDEKCTHMNLVPTIYGWMVDYPNVEKYDLSSLRLLTYAGSPFPVEVLKKCIRKFGNKFAQGYGATETAGAAIAMLDWRDHHLEGERSKYLLSAGQPAICAEAKIVDDDDRTLAPGEKGEICARGKHIMMGYWKNPELTAEVLKGGWYHTGDMGYMDEDGYIYMTDRKADMIISGGENVYPKEVEDVIYAHPAVKECAVVSSPSEKWGEIVQAVVVLKPGEKAAEEEIIEHCRKTLAGYKCPKAVAFWDDIPKTIVGKIMKKEIKQKFWEGKGRVIS; translated from the coding sequence ATGTACACATTAAGAGACATTCCGCGGGTCGGGGCGATCATGTTCCGCGACAACACGGCCATCGTCTTTGAGGGAAAGCGATGTACCTATGGAGAGTTCAACCGGCGGGTAAACCGTTTTTCCCATGTCCTCATTTCCCTCGGCTGTAGAAAGGGAGACCGGCTTGCCGTGATGGCCGACAATTGCTCGAAGTACCTGGAGGCTTACTTCGGGGCGGCAAAGATCGGCATGAGCGTCACCCCGCTCAACGTGCGCCTCGGCGACGACGAGATCACGTATATCGTCAATGACAGCGAGGCGACGGTACTTGTGGTCGGCGACGGATACGAAGAAAGGCTGGCCGGGCTCAAGGGACGCTTCACCGGCATAGGGAACTGGATCAGTTTCGATAATCCTGTTGACGGTTTTCTCGACTATGAAACGCTTCTGGCGGGATCGCCCGAGGCGGAACCTGACGTTGATGTGTATGATGTTCAGGAAGACGACCTCGCCGTTCTCATGTACACGGGCGGTACTACCGGGCTCCCCAAGGGTGTCATGCTCTCCCACCGCAACGTCATGATCTCCGGCATCGCGTCGGCGCTTGCAATGGGATTTACCCAGGAAGATGCCACCTGTTTCGTCCTGCCGATCTTTCACGTGTCCTGGTGGCCCATTCTGGCGGTGATGATCGCCGGGGGAAAGGCGTGCATCAACCGCCGTCCCGATCTCGACGCGATCTTTCAACTTATCCAGGACGAGAAATGCACGCACATGAATCTCGTGCCCACCATCTACGGATGGATGGTGGATTATCCCAATGTTGAGAAGTACGACCTTTCGAGCCTCCGGCTTCTTACCTATGCGGGGAGCCCGTTCCCCGTGGAAGTCCTGAAAAAATGCATCCGGAAATTCGGCAACAAGTTCGCGCAGGGATACGGAGCGACCGAGACGGCAGGTGCGGCGATCGCCATGCTGGACTGGCGGGATCATCATCTCGAGGGGGAAAGATCAAAATATCTCCTGAGCGCCGGACAGCCGGCAATATGCGCGGAAGCGAAGATCGTGGATGACGATGACCGCACCCTCGCTCCCGGCGAGAAGGGAGAGATCTGCGCCCGGGGAAAACACATCATGATGGGCTACTGGAAAAACCCGGAACTCACCGCCGAGGTCCTGAAGGGAGGCTGGTACCATACCGGCGACATGGGCTACATGGATGAGGACGGATACATTTACATGACGGACCGTAAGGCGGACATGATCATCTCCGGCGGCGAGAACGTGTATCCCAAGGAAGTGGAGGATGTCATCTATGCCCATCCCGCGGTGAAGGAGTGCGCGGTCGTCTCCTCTCCCAGCGAAAAGTGGGGAGAGATCGTCCAGGCCGTGGTGGTGCTCAAGCCGGGAGAGAAGGCTGCGGAAGAAGAGATCATCGAGCACTGCAGGAAAACCCTGGCGGGTTATAAATGTCCCAAGGCGGTGGCCTTCTGGGATGATATTCCCAAGACCATCGTCGGCAAGATCATGAAGAAAGAGATCAAACAGAAGTTCTGGGAAGGGAAAGGCAGGGTGATCAGTTAG
- a CDS encoding thiolase family protein, protein MSKGKIAIVGIGEVPTANMPTRTHWDIIYDTCMEAVKDAGLHKNDIEGVVSVSPQAQPKITAELSFGKLPEELGLKGCKDTVSCNAGGASTSNCLRMAEQWIHSGIAKAVLVQHVTVHSTIPLADQINFFAKAGVDLQWEYPYGTTYNIIMGLMANRFMHESGCTPEQMASVVTALRSWASRDPNSFFYKKDVPSVEKVLSSDLLNTPLHKRESNVLGDGGCAMVVVSAEDAQKMKRPAAYKLGDSVRYFSGTCVMRDFKKVEEGFRVTAREAMAQAGITKEDVSIWNCYLAYPLAHPLVAELLEVAPPGKAGQYFLEGRMSFGGDIPWSTIGDAPGRGHTGSGVSAAHYVETARQLMGKAGERQVKNCRYVYQNAGGGSGFNNIATIWGKEI, encoded by the coding sequence ATGAGCAAGGGGAAAATAGCCATTGTCGGGATTGGCGAAGTTCCAACGGCCAATATGCCAACACGCACTCACTGGGACATTATTTACGACACCTGCATGGAGGCGGTGAAAGATGCGGGACTGCACAAGAACGACATCGAAGGCGTGGTCAGTGTTTCGCCGCAGGCCCAGCCGAAGATAACCGCGGAGCTTTCCTTCGGCAAGCTGCCCGAGGAACTCGGTCTCAAGGGGTGCAAAGATACGGTGAGCTGTAATGCAGGCGGGGCTTCAACCTCGAACTGTCTGCGCATGGCCGAACAGTGGATTCACAGCGGTATAGCCAAAGCGGTGCTGGTACAGCACGTGACCGTCCATTCCACCATACCCCTGGCGGATCAGATCAATTTTTTCGCCAAGGCGGGAGTGGATCTCCAGTGGGAATATCCCTACGGCACGACGTACAACATCATCATGGGCCTCATGGCAAACCGGTTCATGCATGAATCGGGCTGCACGCCGGAACAGATGGCTTCGGTGGTCACGGCGCTCAGAAGCTGGGCATCACGGGACCCCAATTCGTTCTTCTATAAAAAGGATGTGCCCTCCGTCGAAAAAGTGCTCTCCTCCGATCTGCTCAATACACCGCTGCACAAGCGGGAAAGCAACGTGCTGGGTGACGGTGGATGTGCCATGGTGGTGGTTTCGGCAGAGGACGCACAGAAGATGAAACGGCCGGCGGCTTACAAACTTGGCGATTCGGTCCGCTACTTCAGTGGAACCTGCGTCATGCGTGATTTCAAGAAAGTTGAAGAAGGATTCCGGGTAACCGCCAGGGAGGCCATGGCCCAGGCGGGTATTACCAAAGAAGATGTCAGCATCTGGAACTGTTACCTCGCCTATCCTCTTGCCCATCCGCTGGTAGCCGAACTTCTTGAAGTGGCGCCTCCCGGCAAAGCGGGTCAGTATTTCCTGGAGGGTCGCATGTCCTTCGGCGGCGATATTCCCTGGTCCACGATCGGCGATGCGCCGGGTCGGGGACACACCGGTTCGGGCGTGAGCGCAGCCCACTATGTCGAGACCGCGCGTCAGCTTATGGGCAAGGCCGGAGAGCGCCAGGTGAAGAACTGCAGATATGTCTATCAGAATGCCGGCGGCGGTTCGGGATTCAACAATATCGCCACCATCTGGGGAAAGGAGATCTGA
- a CDS encoding YjbQ family protein codes for MKSYREELWFNIPTRRAFVNITPRVEECLRSSGVREGLALVNAMHITASVFINDDESGLHQDYERWLEELAPHEPIARYRHNRTGEDNGDAHLKRQVMGREVVVAITGGRLDFGPWEQIFYGEFDGGRRKRVLVKIIGD; via the coding sequence ATGAAATCATACCGGGAGGAACTGTGGTTCAATATCCCCACGCGACGGGCCTTTGTCAATATCACCCCCCGGGTCGAGGAATGCCTGCGCTCGAGCGGCGTTCGGGAGGGCCTTGCCCTGGTGAACGCCATGCACATCACCGCCTCGGTCTTTATCAATGACGACGAATCCGGTCTTCATCAGGACTATGAACGATGGTTGGAAGAGCTGGCGCCTCACGAACCGATAGCACGCTACCGTCACAACCGGACCGGCGAGGACAACGGAGACGCCCATCTGAAACGGCAGGTCATGGGCAGGGAGGTCGTGGTGGCGATCACCGGAGGACGGCTCGATTTCGGTCCCTGGGAACAGATATTCTATGGAGAATTCGATGGGGGAAGGAGGAAACGGGTGCTGGTGAAGATCATCGGTGACTGA
- a CDS encoding acyl-CoA/acyl-ACP dehydrogenase, producing MDFGFTEEQTIIQQTFRSFCEKELSWEYVQWMDENVNFPPDELWQKFVDLGMFWGMIPVEYGGQGMGQVDGMIAYEQICARSMSVALALGVTMGFGVRFIGELGTKEQKDTYLPLIGEGKFKTCMALTEPGGGTDILGAIKTTAEEKDDHWVINGQKVFITGAHVADSLITICRTEKEGSRSRSLSNFMVPRGSKGVTIRSIPKISCHHCDSVEIFYDDVKVPKENLLGTRGNAFYEIMTVLNPERIGVAMMGVGIIAAIYDLCFKYVQERAAFGGPISRFQILQNYLADMYINLENSRNITYKSAWLCDTGKPYHLEATMAKLVAAEGARHAATFGSEIFGGYGICNEYPISMFVRDAYQIQFSPISNEMSRNMLMQFQGLPKSWP from the coding sequence ATGGACTTCGGATTTACGGAAGAACAGACCATTATCCAGCAGACCTTCCGTTCCTTCTGCGAGAAGGAGCTCTCCTGGGAATATGTGCAGTGGATGGATGAGAACGTGAATTTTCCTCCCGACGAACTCTGGCAGAAGTTCGTCGACCTGGGTATGTTCTGGGGAATGATCCCCGTTGAATACGGAGGACAGGGAATGGGGCAGGTTGACGGGATGATCGCTTATGAGCAGATCTGTGCCCGCTCCATGTCGGTCGCGCTGGCCCTGGGCGTTACCATGGGATTCGGTGTACGATTCATCGGGGAACTGGGGACAAAGGAACAGAAGGACACCTATCTCCCCCTCATCGGAGAAGGAAAGTTCAAGACCTGCATGGCCCTGACCGAGCCGGGCGGAGGGACCGATATCCTCGGGGCGATCAAGACAACGGCGGAAGAGAAGGACGACCACTGGGTCATCAACGGTCAGAAGGTCTTTATCACCGGCGCTCATGTCGCCGATTCGCTGATCACCATCTGCAGGACGGAAAAAGAAGGGAGCCGCAGCCGGTCTCTCAGCAATTTCATGGTGCCCCGTGGATCAAAGGGAGTGACGATCAGAAGCATTCCGAAGATAAGCTGTCACCATTGTGATTCCGTGGAGATATTTTACGATGATGTGAAGGTGCCGAAAGAAAACCTCCTCGGTACACGGGGAAATGCCTTCTACGAGATCATGACCGTCCTGAATCCCGAGCGGATCGGCGTTGCCATGATGGGCGTCGGGATCATTGCCGCCATCTATGATCTCTGTTTCAAGTACGTCCAGGAGAGGGCCGCCTTCGGGGGACCCATCAGCCGGTTTCAGATCCTCCAGAACTATCTTGCCGACATGTATATCAACCTCGAAAATTCCCGGAACATCACCTACAAGTCGGCCTGGCTCTGCGACACCGGGAAACCCTATCACCTTGAAGCGACGATGGCGAAGCTCGTGGCTGCTGAGGGGGCGCGGCACGCGGCGACGTTTGGTTCCGAGATCTTCGGCGGATACGGTATCTGTAACGAATATCCCATATCCATGTTTGTCCGGGATGCTTACCAGATACAGTTCTCGCCCATTTCAAACGAAATGAGCAGGAACATGCTCATGCAGTTCCAGGGGTTGCCGAAATCATGGCCCTGA
- a CDS encoding Zn-ribbon domain-containing OB-fold protein, protein MPAAVRDSTISPPSGERRSDMEFDMTKPVPEVQPWSEKFWEGTKEGKLLIQVCKDCKSKIFYPRKYCPECWSGNLDWIEGSGRAKIYSFSTAYSMVEPKFMDELPYTIAYVDLEEGIRMMTRIVDCEPADIAIGMDVEVIFHERGGFYLPYFRPVRQ, encoded by the coding sequence ATGCCGGCGGCGGTTCGGGATTCAACAATATCGCCACCATCTGGGGAAAGGAGATCTGACATGGAATTCGATATGACCAAACCGGTACCGGAAGTTCAGCCCTGGTCCGAGAAATTCTGGGAAGGCACGAAAGAGGGGAAGCTGCTGATCCAGGTATGCAAGGACTGCAAATCCAAAATATTCTATCCGAGGAAATACTGCCCGGAGTGCTGGTCCGGGAATCTGGATTGGATAGAGGGAAGCGGCAGGGCGAAGATATATTCCTTCTCCACCGCATACAGCATGGTGGAGCCGAAGTTCATGGACGAGCTTCCCTACACCATCGCTTACGTGGACCTTGAAGAGGGCATCCGGATGATGACACGGATCGTGGACTGTGAACCCGCGGACATAGCGATCGGCATGGATGTGGAGGTGATATTCCATGAGCGGGGCGGGTTTTACCTGCCCTATTTCAGGCCGGTAAGGCAGTAG